Proteins from a single region of Chryseobacterium sp. W4I1:
- a CDS encoding VOC family protein — translation MKKVTGIGGILFKSKDPNAMNDWYKTHLGLETSPYGTSFEWRESEDTSKKGLTQWAPFAETTKYFEPSAKDFMINYRVENLEALAEELKKENVTILDSIETYDYGKFLHILDLEGNKIQLWEPID, via the coding sequence ATGAAAAAAGTAACAGGAATCGGGGGCATCCTTTTCAAATCAAAAGATCCTAATGCAATGAACGATTGGTACAAAACGCATCTTGGCCTTGAAACAAGTCCATACGGAACCAGTTTTGAATGGCGTGAAAGTGAAGACACCTCCAAAAAAGGACTGACACAATGGGCTCCTTTTGCGGAGACCACAAAATATTTTGAACCGTCTGCAAAAGATTTTATGATTAATTACAGGGTAGAAAACCTGGAGGCACTGGCAGAAGAATTGAAAAAGGAAAATGTGACGATTCTTGACAGTATCGAAACGTATGATTATGGAAAGTTTCTGCATATCCTGGATCTTGAGGGGAATAAAATTCAGTTATGGGAGCCAATTGATTAA